ACAGTTAGAATCCGGCGGCTATCAGCGTGTCGGCCAAGTCTATGAACATGGCGAGTTTGCTTTGCGTGGTGCGATTATCGATCTATTCCCGATGGGCAGCAAAACCCCTTACCGGATTGATCTGTTTGATGATGAAGTCGAATCGATCCGCAGTTTTGACCCGCAAAGCCAGCGCTCCATCGAACAGATTGCCAATATTGAGTTATTACCGGCCAAAGAGTACAACTTGAATAAAGACGGCATTGACCTGTTCAAACAGCAGTTCAAAACCTACTTTGGCGAAGACGCAAGTCGTGCGCAACTCTATGAGAGCGTCAGCCAAGCTCAGAACATCGGCGGTCTGGAGTACTATCTACCGTTGTTTCATGACCAGCTCAACACTCTATTCGATTATTTGCCCAAAGACAGTCTGTTTTTCGACTTTACCTTGCAGCAGCAAACTCAAAGCAATGAAGACAATCAATTGAACGATCTATTGCAATCGGTGTTTAAAGACTACGATGAGCGTTATCAGATCGGTCAGCACAACCCGGATTTTCCACTGATCAAACCTCAGGATCTATTACTTTGTGCAGACGATTTTTTAATCCAGCTCAAAGCCTATCACCGCATTGTATTGCAGCCGGTCTGCTCGGCCAAAACCAGCAGCACTTTTGACTGCAAGCCTTTACCGGACCTGACGGTACAATCGCAAAGCGAATATCCGCTGGCCAAACTAAATGCGTTTATCGACCGTTATCAAAAACCGATTGTTTTCTGCGCTGAGACCACCGGGCGTCGAGAAAGCCTGTTAAGCCTGCTGAGCAAGCATAAAATCCGTCCGGCAGTGCTCGATAACTGGAATCAGGCCAGTGAGCAATTAAACGATACGAAAAAACAGATCAGCATTATTGTCGGCCCCTTAGAGCAGTCGATTCACTGCGACCGCTTCAGTGTGATTTCCGAAACCCAGATCCTTGGGCAGACCGTTGTTCAAAAACGCCGTCGCAAACGCACTAAGCACAACGACTTTGACACCGCCGTCAGCAATTTGGTGGAGCTTGAAGAAGGTCACCCTATTGTTCATATCGACCACGGTGTAGGACGTTATCAAGGTTTGCAAACCATCGAAATACAAGGTGAGGCCAAAGAGTTCCTAATGATTGAATATGCCGGTGAGGCCAAACTCTATGTACCGGTCAGCTCATTGCATTTGGTCAGCCGCTACACCGGCACCACACCGGAAACCGCACCACTGCACAAGTTGGGTAGCGATAAATGGGAAAAAGCGAAGAAAAAAGCCGCCGAAAAGGTACGCGATGTTGCCGCAGAATTGTTAGATGTCTATGCACAGCGCGCCGCACGTCCGGGTTACGAGTTCCAAACGCCTGAGGAGGCTTATCAACGTTTTGCCGCCAGCTTTCCATTTGAAGAAACCCCAGACCAGCAACAAGCGATTGAGGCCGTGCTGAATGATATGCATTCACCTCGACCGATGGATCGTCTTGTATGCGGCGATGTCGGCTTCGGTAAAACGGAAGTCGCCATGCGCGCTGCATTTGTCGCGGCCTATGATGGTAAACAGGTGGCGATGCTGGTACCGACCACCCTGCTTGCTCATCAACACTGGGAGAACTTCTCCAGCCGTTTTGCCGATTGGCCGATTCGCGTTGAGGTGTTGTCGCGTTTTCAAACCGCAAAACAACAAAAGCAGACTCTGGAAGCCCTCAAGGAAGGCAAGATCGATATCATTATCGGCACCCATAAACTCATACAGAAAAGCGTCGATTATCAGCACCTCGGTTTGATTATCATCGATGAAGAACACCGCTTTGGCGTGCGCCAGAAAGAACAGCTGAAAAAGATGCGTACCGAAGTCGATGTCTTGACCATGACGGCGACCCCGATTCCTAGAACGCTGAATATGGCAATGAACGATTTGCGCGATCTATCGGTAATCGCCACACCACCGGCGAAACGTCTAGCGGTACAAACCTTCGTCCAGCAATGGAATGATGACG
Above is a window of Thiomicrorhabdus sediminis DNA encoding:
- the mfd gene encoding transcription-repair coupling factor; the protein is MKALSNLFQTASITLKGHRSYWAPLNAAESALAIANKVKSSDSLNVVLTANSQQASQLQENLGFFLGSEIEILNFPEWETLPYDRFSPHQDIISERLKTLYRLPQLHKGVLIVPLANMMQKVVPHDFLQKFSFLLNSGDTLDTEVFCQQLESGGYQRVGQVYEHGEFALRGAIIDLFPMGSKTPYRIDLFDDEVESIRSFDPQSQRSIEQIANIELLPAKEYNLNKDGIDLFKQQFKTYFGEDASRAQLYESVSQAQNIGGLEYYLPLFHDQLNTLFDYLPKDSLFFDFTLQQQTQSNEDNQLNDLLQSVFKDYDERYQIGQHNPDFPLIKPQDLLLCADDFLIQLKAYHRIVLQPVCSAKTSSTFDCKPLPDLTVQSQSEYPLAKLNAFIDRYQKPIVFCAETTGRRESLLSLLSKHKIRPAVLDNWNQASEQLNDTKKQISIIVGPLEQSIHCDRFSVISETQILGQTVVQKRRRKRTKHNDFDTAVSNLVELEEGHPIVHIDHGVGRYQGLQTIEIQGEAKEFLMIEYAGEAKLYVPVSSLHLVSRYTGTTPETAPLHKLGSDKWEKAKKKAAEKVRDVAAELLDVYAQRAARPGYEFQTPEEAYQRFAASFPFEETPDQQQAIEAVLNDMHSPRPMDRLVCGDVGFGKTEVAMRAAFVAAYDGKQVAMLVPTTLLAHQHWENFSSRFADWPIRVEVLSRFQTAKQQKQTLEALKEGKIDIIIGTHKLIQKSVDYQHLGLIIIDEEHRFGVRQKEQLKKMRTEVDVLTMTATPIPRTLNMAMNDLRDLSVIATPPAKRLAVQTFVQQWNDDVVREASLREIRRGGQVYILFNQVDRIEQMVEHIEQLLPEAKVTYAHGQMHERELESVMENFYHRRFNILVCTTIIETGIDIPTANTILIHRADKFGLAQLHQLRGRVGRSHHKAYAYMFTGDKASVTKDAEKRLTAIAKHDTLGAGFMLASHDLEIRGAGELLGDGQSGQIQEIGFGLYSELLERAVKALKSGKQPELNASLHSTTEVDLGAPALIPEDYLPDVHSRLVFYKRIASAETKSDLRELEVEMIDRFGLLPDQVKTLFAATQVKLVVEPVGIIKLDANDSSIRIQFNQQPDIDPMKLIQLIQSQPKHYQLKGQTELVFFDTMPTIEQRIAALELILRSIKN